CGAGCATATTCATAACTTCTTTTTCAGCACTATGCGGCACATCCTCGATTACATGCAGGATAACTATACCCGCGTTATAACGGGCGGCGATATCGGCGGCATAGCTAAAAGCATAACGCGCATTTTCAGAAAGATCCGTCGTAAAGAGTATTTTCTTGATTTCCGGAATCATTTTTTAACCTCCTGAGTTTTATTATATTAAAGCAGCATTGCCGCAAGCAAGTGAAATCGAGTTACTTTTCCATCTATAAGAACATACTAATTGTAATGCAACAAATCTGGAAAAAGCCATTTCAAACAAAGAACAAGGTCTGTGCATCTTTGAAATTATGAATAATTTCAGATTCCACGGATCGAAATTATCTAATTGCCAGTCGAATACATGAATCCAGACGGATGGTTTCACCGTTTAAAACCGGATTTTCAATAATATGCTTAGCCAGAAGAGCAAATTCAGACGGTTTACCCAGACGTTTAGGAAAGGGGATGTTTGCCTCTATGGATTTCATTGCTTCTTCAGGAATTTGTGCCATCATGGGAGTTTCAAACAGTCCAGGCGCAATGGTTAATACCCTGATCCCAAAACTTGAAAACTCACGAGCTATTGGAAGGGTCATTCCAACAATTCCACCCTTAGATGCACTATATGCTGCCTGGCCAATTTGCCCTTCAAAGGCGGCAATGGATGCAGTATTTATAATAACACCTTTTTCACCATCTTCATTAGGCTCGTTATTTAACATTTGTTCAGCGGAGAGACGAAGGACATTCATTGTGCCCACGAGATTAACCTGAATGATTTTATTGAACAGGTTAAGGGGCATGGGACCCTCTTTAGAAAGAACCCTTGCCGGCATACCAATACCGGCACAGTTGACGGTAAAATGAATCCCCCCAAAGGCTTCGATTGTTTTTGCGATGGCGGCCTTTACGCTATTTTCATCGGGAACATCTGTTTTACAGAAAATAACCGAATCACCGAGTTCAGACGCAACTTTGCCGCCCCTATCTTCATCAAAATCAAAAATGGCAACCTTTGCACCATTGGCTGTGAATTCACGAACACATGCCTCACCAAGACCTGAGGCTCCTCCTGTAACAACTGCCGTACATTCCTTAATATCCATTATAATATCTCCTTTTAGAAATTTTAGAAAAACCAACAGAATTTATCTGTCAACACCCTTATGAATAACCACTAAGTGCTGGAAGAATTTGCAACATATAATTTCCTATTTACTTAAAAAGACCGGAAGTTATAAAATCTTCAATATCTTCCTCGGAATAACCCAATTTTAGGAGAACCTCTCTGTTATCGGTCCCCGCCGGCTGCCCTGCTCCAGAGTAGTGCAAAGGAGTTTCGGAAAATCTAATGGGAGTCCCAATCTGGCGGACAGAACCACCATCCGGAAGTTTGACATCAACAACCAGTCCCCTGTGATTAACATGGGGATCATTAAAAGCCTCGGAAAGTGTCAAAACAGGTTCCACACAGGCATCAACATCTTTGAAGATCTCTTCCCATTCTTGCCTGGTCTTTGCTTTGATTATTCTACGAACTTTCGTTTTAACCTGGTCAATTTCTTTCGGCATCACACCGCCTTCAATCAGATCCGGGCATCCAATAGTGTTGCAGAAGGCGGAAAAGAACTTTGGCTCCAGCCCTCCAAAACTAATGTATTTACCATCTTTTGTCTCGTAAAAATCATAAAGACTGCCACCGTTTAAAAGTTCTCCTTCCCTTGCCGGGTCAATACCCTTTACCAAGGCACCCGCTCCTGCCATGGCATTGAACGGCACAACACCATCCATCATTGAAATATCAATATGTTGTCCATTGCCTGTATTGTTTCGGCAAAGCACTGCAGCAAGGATACCGATAATCACGTTATTTGAACCTGATGCCACGTCGGCAATCTGCATACCTGTAAGAACAGGACCGTCGGCTTTTGTCCCTGAATAAGACATCAGGCCTGAACGGGCAAGATAATTAATGTCATGACCGGCTCTTTTAGAATAAGGGCCTGTTTGGCCATAACCTGTAAGCGAACAGTAAATAAGCCCTGGATTTATTTTTTTAAGATGTTCATATCCCAAACCCAAATCATCCATAACACCCGGTCTGAATTGCTCCAAGAGAATATCGTACTCGGAGATTAGCTCTTTTACAATCGTGACTGCCCGGGGTTTCTTAAGATTAAGAGCAATGGATCGTTTTCCCCGTCCCAGCCAGGCAAGATTTGCCGAAATCTCTGTACCGGGAAGAAAAGGCGGCATCAGAGCCGCAAGATCCGGTCGTGATCCGGATACGACTCTCAAGATATCCGCCCCAAGATCACTAAGAACCAGTGTAGCGTATGGCCCTGGTAAAAGCGTTGAAAAATCAAGAACTTTTAAATACTCCAAAGGTCCTGATTGCATAATAATCTCCTTTTTATTAAAAATTATTTTAAAAAATCTCCTTAATGAACTTCACACTCACTGTTTTTTTCCTGCTAAATACCTGCCAATGATAAGCCTCTGAACCTCGGATGTTCCTTCCACTATTTGAAGAAGCTTTACGCTTTTATATATACGCGATACAGGATATTCTTCCATATACCCGTAACCGCCGTGAATCTGGACCGCATCACTTGCCACTTTTTCTGCCATCTCACTTGCATAAAGCTTGGCGCAGGTGGCTTCAAATGTGTGCTTTTTCCCATGATCCTTGAGCCAGGCAGCTTTGAGATATTCGTTTCTGGCAAGCTCGATGGAAAGTGCCATATCGGCGATCATAAATTGAATACTCTGAAACTCATAAATCGGCTTGCCGAATTGTTTTCTACCCATGGAATATTTCATGGATTCATCAAGGCATGCCTGTGCTGCTCCGACTGCAACGGCGCCAATGCTTATCCTTCCGGTTTCCAGTACAGCCAGATGCTGTGAGAATCCGTGTTCGGGATCACCCAGTAGGTTTTCTTTGGGAATTTTACAATCTTTTAAAATTACTTCATGGGTTGCCGATGCCCGCCATGCCATTTTGTCATATTTTGTGCCCAGTATGAATCCCGGTGCATCTTTTGGAACAATAAACGTTGCTATTACACCATCTTGTATTTTGGCAGCCACCAGAAGAATTGAAGCGTTCTCCAGGCCGATGTTGGTGATAAACTGTTTGGTACCGTTCAGAACCCATTCGTCACCTTTAAGTACTGCCTCAGTACTCAACGAGCCTGCATCTGATCCAGAATCCGGCTCAGTTAAACCAAATGCGCCGATTTCGCGCCCCTCGGCAATGGGTACAAGCCATTTCTTTTTTTGCTCTTCAGTGCCAAACTCAAGAAGCTCCTGTCCCACGACACTTGTAGTGACATCAAGCAAGGCGCCCAGGGTGATATCCGCTCTTGATATCTCTTCAATGCACAGGTGCATACTAACCCAGTCACTGCCCATACCACCGTATTCTTCCGGAAATGGAATTCCCATCAATCCCAGCTCTGCCATTTGTTTCATGATATCATAGGGATATTCTCCGGTTTTTTCTATTTCCTCTGCCCGAGGCGCAATTTCATTTTTTGCAAAATTCCGCACCTCTTTTTGAATCATTTTTTGTTCTTTTGTAAGATTAAAATACATCTCTCTCCTCTACATGGAATAGCCATCGATTTTTAAAGCCCCACAATACTTATACTGATTATGTTCATGGCAGGAAATCCTCCCATATTGTGGGTTAACCCGATTTTTGGATCTTTGATCTGCCTCTCTCCGGCCTTGCCCTGGAGCTGCTTGTACATTTCATACATCATCCGCAAGCCGGAAGCGCCTATAGGATGACCAAAACACTTCAACCCTCCGTCCGGCTGACAGGGAATTTTTCCTTCCAGTTCGTAGAATCCGTCTTTTATATCATCTCCTGCTTTACCCTTGTCTGAGATATGAAGGTTCTCATAGGTTGCTAATTCTGTGATGGAAAAGCAATCATGAACTTCCATCATACTGATCTCTTCCCTTGGATTCTTGATGCCTGCCTCCTCATAAGCCTTGGCAGCGCACTTTTCTGCAGTCATAAT
This genomic window from Thermodesulfobacteriota bacterium contains:
- a CDS encoding 3-hydroxyacyl-CoA dehydrogenase gives rise to the protein MDIKECTAVVTGGASGLGEACVREFTANGAKVAIFDFDEDRGGKVASELGDSVIFCKTDVPDENSVKAAIAKTIEAFGGIHFTVNCAGIGMPARVLSKEGPMPLNLFNKIIQVNLVGTMNVLRLSAEQMLNNEPNEDGEKGVIINTASIAAFEGQIGQAAYSASKGGIVGMTLPIAREFSSFGIRVLTIAPGLFETPMMAQIPEEAMKSIEANIPFPKRLGKPSEFALLAKHIIENPVLNGETIRLDSCIRLAIR
- a CDS encoding CaiB/BaiF CoA-transferase family protein, with the protein product MQSGPLEYLKVLDFSTLLPGPYATLVLSDLGADILRVVSGSRPDLAALMPPFLPGTEISANLAWLGRGKRSIALNLKKPRAVTIVKELISEYDILLEQFRPGVMDDLGLGYEHLKKINPGLIYCSLTGYGQTGPYSKRAGHDINYLARSGLMSYSGTKADGPVLTGMQIADVASGSNNVIIGILAAVLCRNNTGNGQHIDISMMDGVVPFNAMAGAGALVKGIDPAREGELLNGGSLYDFYETKDGKYISFGGLEPKFFSAFCNTIGCPDLIEGGVMPKEIDQVKTKVRRIIKAKTRQEWEEIFKDVDACVEPVLTLSEAFNDPHVNHRGLVVDVKLPDGGSVRQIGTPIRFSETPLHYSGAGQPAGTDNREVLLKLGYSEEDIEDFITSGLFK
- a CDS encoding acyl-CoA dehydrogenase family protein translates to MYFNLTKEQKMIQKEVRNFAKNEIAPRAEEIEKTGEYPYDIMKQMAELGLMGIPFPEEYGGMGSDWVSMHLCIEEISRADITLGALLDVTTSVVGQELLEFGTEEQKKKWLVPIAEGREIGAFGLTEPDSGSDAGSLSTEAVLKGDEWVLNGTKQFITNIGLENASILLVAAKIQDGVIATFIVPKDAPGFILGTKYDKMAWRASATHEVILKDCKIPKENLLGDPEHGFSQHLAVLETGRISIGAVAVGAAQACLDESMKYSMGRKQFGKPIYEFQSIQFMIADMALSIELARNEYLKAAWLKDHGKKHTFEATCAKLYASEMAEKVASDAVQIHGGYGYMEEYPVSRIYKSVKLLQIVEGTSEVQRLIIGRYLAGKKQ